Proteins co-encoded in one Desulfoplanes formicivorans genomic window:
- a CDS encoding UbiA-like polyprenyltransferase yields the protein MRFDPKKRLLPGLHTLIVLSRMIKIEHSIFALPFAYVGVFWAAGGWPGTRVFVLLTLAMVLIRSFAMGFNRLADAAIDAANPRTRNRPLVTGELTPLQTKMFLLVCALGFWAACWGLNELCFVLAPFALIWSACYSFAKRFTPLCHYALGSVHFLAPIAGWIAFEPVIAPVPVVLGLGVLFWVAGFDILYACQDADFDREHGLFSAPARWGIPASLTLSTFSHVNTVIFFGLAGWLQGAGWLYHVAWGLVSILLLFEHTLISETDMRRVNLAFFTLNGVVAIIFLLGALADLFIAPVSPLSFIF from the coding sequence ATGCGTTTTGATCCCAAAAAAAGGCTGTTGCCAGGCTTGCACACATTGATCGTCCTTTCCCGGATGATCAAGATAGAACACTCCATCTTTGCTCTCCCCTTTGCCTATGTCGGCGTGTTCTGGGCGGCCGGAGGATGGCCCGGGACCAGGGTTTTCGTTTTGTTGACCCTGGCCATGGTCCTGATCCGTTCCTTTGCCATGGGCTTCAACCGGCTGGCTGACGCGGCCATTGACGCGGCCAACCCCCGGACCCGGAATCGGCCCCTGGTGACGGGGGAACTCACCCCTTTGCAAACCAAGATGTTTTTGCTGGTTTGTGCCCTGGGGTTCTGGGCCGCGTGCTGGGGTCTCAATGAGCTGTGCTTTGTGCTTGCCCCCTTTGCCCTCATCTGGTCGGCCTGCTACAGCTTTGCCAAACGATTTACTCCGCTGTGTCACTATGCCCTTGGTTCGGTCCACTTTCTGGCTCCCATAGCCGGCTGGATCGCTTTTGAACCTGTTATTGCCCCGGTTCCCGTGGTTCTTGGGCTGGGAGTCCTTTTCTGGGTGGCCGGATTTGATATCCTGTATGCCTGCCAGGATGCTGATTTTGACAGGGAACACGGTCTTTTTTCCGCACCTGCCCGTTGGGGAATTCCGGCTTCACTGACCCTGTCGACCTTCTCCCATGTGAACACCGTGATCTTTTTCGGTCTGGCGGGGTGGCTCCAGGGGGCAGGGTGGTTGTATCATGTTGCCTGGGGACTTGTTTCCATCCTTCTTCTGTTTGAGCATACCCTGATCTCGGAAACCGACATGCGCCGGGTGAACCTGGCCTTTTTCACCCTCAACGGCGTGGTGGCCATCATTTTTCTTCTCGGTGCGCTGGCTGACCTGTTTATTGCTCCGGTCAGTCCCTTGTCCTTTATTTTCTGA
- the zapA gene encoding cell division protein ZapA: MAGYRISLLGLDTSFKTDASPERVDKARLLLEERFQPLLEMGRNLSKEKLLVVLALSLADDFLQCTDRLQELEQKLEQLLHKIDSINQKDL; the protein is encoded by the coding sequence ATGGCTGGGTATAGGATTAGCCTGCTTGGGCTGGATACTTCCTTCAAGACGGACGCAAGTCCCGAGAGGGTAGACAAGGCCCGATTGCTTCTGGAGGAGAGATTTCAGCCCCTGTTGGAAATGGGACGGAATCTGAGCAAGGAAAAATTGCTGGTTGTCTTGGCGCTGAGCCTTGCTGATGACTTTCTGCAATGTACTGATCGGCTGCAGGAACTTGAGCAAAAGCTCGAGCAGCTGTTACATAAGATAGATAGTATCAATCAGAAAGATTTGTAG
- a CDS encoding ABC transporter ATP-binding protein — MPTPLVEFKNVTKRFGERTILDGIDLTIYEGEITTIIGKSGVGKSVFLKHIIGLLTPDAGEIVFMGQPLAAMSRKKRQAMKRQCSYMFQHNALFDSMTVFENIALPLREKTTLHPREIAQKVKDKMEQLELGEVGHKYPTQLSGGMQKRVALARALINEPKIVLFDEPTTGLDPIRKNAVLSMIAHYQQKFNFSAVLVSHDIPDVFYISDRIAIIDEARILFHGSPLQLEQTRQPVIDEFINSLELLKNDLTGLCTNSQLHNHFELAQRECVEQDKPFCILTMHMHGLDAVTERIGALAAHRVMETFARTWQTILARDIHVALYGRYTAVGVLPGISTKECHDIATVIARAPHQGHELFIEGFKDKDVTATLQMGCAPGDPEENLDRHIARSRANHITVTEVACTGRRN, encoded by the coding sequence ATGCCCACACCTCTTGTAGAATTCAAAAACGTTACCAAACGTTTCGGGGAACGAACCATCCTCGACGGGATCGATCTGACCATCTACGAAGGCGAGATCACCACGATCATCGGGAAAAGCGGTGTTGGCAAAAGTGTTTTTCTCAAGCACATCATTGGTCTGCTCACTCCGGATGCCGGAGAAATCGTTTTCATGGGACAGCCTCTGGCCGCCATGAGCCGCAAAAAACGCCAGGCCATGAAACGCCAATGCAGCTACATGTTTCAGCACAACGCCCTGTTCGATTCCATGACGGTGTTTGAAAATATCGCCCTGCCCCTGCGGGAAAAAACCACCCTGCATCCCCGGGAAATAGCCCAAAAAGTAAAAGACAAGATGGAACAGCTGGAGCTTGGTGAAGTGGGCCACAAATACCCGACCCAACTTTCCGGGGGCATGCAAAAACGGGTTGCCCTGGCAAGAGCCCTGATCAATGAGCCCAAGATCGTTCTGTTTGACGAACCAACCACCGGCCTTGATCCCATCAGGAAAAACGCGGTTCTTTCCATGATCGCCCACTACCAGCAGAAGTTCAATTTCTCGGCTGTCCTTGTCTCCCATGACATCCCGGATGTCTTCTACATTTCCGACCGCATTGCCATCATTGATGAGGCCAGAATTCTGTTTCACGGATCTCCCCTGCAGCTGGAGCAGACCCGTCAACCGGTCATCGACGAATTCATCAACAGCCTGGAGCTTTTGAAAAATGACCTGACCGGCCTGTGCACCAACAGCCAGCTTCACAACCATTTCGAACTGGCCCAAAGGGAATGCGTTGAACAGGACAAACCCTTTTGCATCCTGACCATGCACATGCATGGTCTTGACGCCGTGACCGAACGCATAGGCGCCCTTGCCGCGCACCGTGTCATGGAAACGTTTGCCCGTACATGGCAGACCATCCTTGCCCGGGACATCCACGTGGCCTTGTATGGCCGCTACACAGCCGTGGGAGTGCTGCCGGGGATATCGACAAAGGAATGTCACGACATCGCCACGGTCATTGCCCGGGCTCCCCATCAGGGACACGAGCTGTTCATCGAGGGGTTCAAGGACAAGGACGTCACGGCCACGCTACAAATGGGATGCGCCCCTGGCGATCCCGAAGAAAATTTGGACAGGCACATTGCCCGCAGCAGGGCGAATCACATCACCGTGACCGAAGTCGCATGCACCGGTCGCAGGAACTAA
- a CDS encoding MlaC/ttg2D family ABC transporter substrate-binding protein, whose translation MPRIFCILAFLLTLSTPLGAATGPMEHVKTHVEQALFILTDPQYKNEANLTKQEEMLVLVGEQLFDFNDVTRLAVGRYWKSFSSEQRHQFRDLFAQLLQKIYMDKVRAYKGEPVVFDKEIMLSSTKARVNTHILWNDKEVPLDYMLRFKHDQWRVYDVIVEGVSLVKNYRSQFSSILSKNPPDVLLEQVRKKIEQPADPS comes from the coding sequence ATGCCACGAATCTTCTGCATTCTCGCGTTCCTTTTGACCCTTTCAACGCCCCTTGGGGCTGCCACCGGGCCCATGGAGCATGTCAAGACCCATGTGGAGCAGGCCCTGTTCATCCTGACCGATCCACAATACAAAAACGAAGCAAACCTCACAAAGCAGGAGGAGATGCTGGTTCTGGTGGGTGAACAGCTGTTCGACTTCAATGATGTCACCCGTCTTGCTGTCGGCCGGTATTGGAAATCCTTTTCCAGTGAGCAGCGTCACCAGTTCAGGGATCTCTTTGCCCAGCTGCTGCAAAAGATCTACATGGACAAAGTCCGGGCCTATAAGGGCGAACCAGTGGTCTTTGACAAGGAAATCATGCTCTCGTCCACCAAGGCCAGGGTGAATACCCATATCCTGTGGAACGACAAGGAAGTGCCCCTGGACTACATGTTGCGTTTCAAACACGACCAGTGGCGAGTGTATGACGTCATTGTGGAAGGCGTCAGCCTGGTCAAGAACTATCGTTCCCAGTTCAGCTCCATTTTGTCCAAAAATCCTCCAGACGTTCTGCTCGAACAGGTCAGAAAAAAAATCGAACAACCCGCGGACCCGTCATGA
- the rny gene encoding ribonuclease Y, which translates to MLSSIIITAFICIGIGAGIGFVVQRQLYIKQENDARDLAERILDEARKEAVAHKKEVLLQGQDEIFRQKKEMEEDIKAREREVKKLEARIQEKQERLESKTEAMTRRESELVSTEKKLAKQEQSLSDKSKHLDQLVLEEERKLEQISGLTAEEARQRIMKEIESKTRHEAAKMIRVIEIEAQEKATRKAREILATAIQRYAGDYVSEQTVSTVELPSEDMKGRIIGREGRNIRAIEAATGVDLIIDDTPETVVLSAYSPLRRQIAKQALERLISDGRIHPARIEDVVNKVEQEMDVKLREIGEQATFDVGVHGIHPEIVRLLGQLYYRTSYSQNVLHHSLEVAFLCGVMAAELGMDVKKAKRAGLLHDLGKAVDHEVEGPHAQIGADLAKKYGESKEIIHAIAAHHEDVPPQTVLAVLVQAADSLSGARPGARKELLENYVKRLEELEGIATSFDGVNRAYAIQAGRELRVMVDCEQVNDDRIYLLCKDVAKKIEEKMTYPGQIKVTVIREKRAVGYAK; encoded by the coding sequence ATGCTCAGTTCGATTATCATCACCGCGTTTATCTGTATTGGGATCGGTGCGGGTATTGGTTTTGTTGTCCAGCGCCAATTATATATAAAACAGGAAAACGATGCCAGGGATCTGGCCGAGCGAATCCTTGATGAGGCGCGCAAGGAAGCTGTAGCGCACAAGAAGGAGGTCCTTCTCCAGGGGCAGGATGAAATTTTCCGTCAGAAAAAGGAGATGGAAGAGGACATCAAGGCCAGGGAACGCGAGGTCAAGAAGCTCGAGGCCAGGATTCAGGAAAAGCAGGAACGTCTGGAAAGCAAGACGGAAGCCATGACCAGACGTGAAAGCGAGCTGGTCAGCACGGAAAAGAAACTGGCCAAGCAGGAACAATCCCTCAGTGACAAGTCCAAGCACCTGGACCAACTCGTTCTTGAAGAGGAACGCAAGCTTGAGCAGATTTCCGGACTGACAGCCGAAGAGGCCAGACAGCGCATCATGAAGGAAATCGAAAGCAAAACGCGGCATGAAGCGGCCAAGATGATTCGGGTTATTGAGATCGAAGCCCAGGAAAAGGCAACGCGCAAGGCCAGGGAAATTTTGGCCACGGCCATTCAGCGGTATGCCGGGGACTATGTTTCCGAGCAGACCGTTTCCACGGTGGAGTTGCCCAGCGAAGACATGAAAGGGCGGATCATCGGGCGTGAAGGCCGGAACATCCGGGCCATTGAAGCGGCCACAGGTGTTGATCTGATCATTGACGACACGCCCGAGACCGTTGTTCTTTCAGCATACAGCCCTCTGAGGCGGCAGATTGCCAAGCAGGCCCTGGAACGTCTCATCAGTGACGGCCGCATTCATCCGGCCAGAATCGAGGATGTGGTCAACAAGGTCGAGCAGGAAATGGACGTCAAGCTTCGGGAAATCGGCGAGCAGGCCACCTTTGACGTGGGGGTGCACGGCATCCATCCGGAAATTGTTCGTCTACTGGGTCAGCTCTATTACCGGACAAGTTATTCCCAGAACGTGTTGCACCATTCCCTGGAAGTGGCCTTTTTGTGCGGGGTCATGGCCGCTGAACTGGGCATGGATGTCAAAAAGGCCAAGCGGGCCGGTTTGCTCCATGACCTGGGCAAGGCCGTTGACCATGAGGTGGAGGGGCCGCATGCCCAGATCGGTGCCGATCTGGCCAAGAAATATGGCGAGTCCAAGGAAATCATCCACGCCATTGCAGCCCATCACGAAGATGTGCCGCCCCAGACGGTGCTGGCCGTGCTTGTTCAGGCAGCCGACTCCCTGTCGGGTGCACGTCCTGGTGCCCGCAAGGAATTGCTGGAAAACTATGTCAAACGCCTCGAAGAGCTCGAAGGCATTGCCACCAGTTTTGACGGGGTGAATCGGGCCTATGCCATCCAGGCGGGCCGCGAGCTTCGGGTCATGGTTGACTGTGAACAGGTCAATGACGACAGAATCTATCTGCTCTGCAAGGACGTGGCCAAGAAAATTGAAGAAAAGATGACCTATCCCGGACAGATCAAGGTGACGGTCATCCGGGAAAAGCGGGCCGTGGGGTATGCCAAATAG
- a CDS encoding F0F1 ATP synthase subunit epsilon, which produces MANTIHFEIVTPDRKLLSEDVEYVGAPGINGEFGVLPNHIPFLSALGIGSLYYKQGGKKYYVFIAGGFAEVSPEKVSVLAEVAEKAEEIDIERARKSADRAEKRLAQQKEKVDFARAQAQLARSVHRMRCRESAVAEGTCRM; this is translated from the coding sequence ATGGCTAACACGATTCATTTCGAAATAGTAACTCCCGACAGGAAGTTGCTCAGTGAAGACGTCGAGTACGTTGGTGCTCCTGGCATCAATGGGGAGTTCGGCGTTTTGCCCAATCACATACCTTTTCTGTCAGCTCTTGGCATCGGGAGCCTCTATTACAAACAGGGCGGCAAAAAGTACTATGTGTTCATTGCCGGCGGGTTTGCCGAGGTATCTCCCGAAAAGGTATCTGTACTTGCTGAAGTTGCAGAAAAGGCCGAAGAGATTGACATTGAGCGTGCTCGGAAATCAGCTGATCGGGCGGAAAAGCGTCTTGCTCAGCAGAAGGAAAAAGTCGATTTCGCTCGGGCCCAGGCCCAGCTCGCACGGTCCGTGCACCGCATGCGGTGTCGCGAGTCCGCCGTTGCCGAAGGAACGTGTCGTATGTAG
- a CDS encoding MlaA family lipoprotein, with the protein MATPSWCHRCTRFGRYLALLICLALCTACGSKSASVVAEPVPLSSQTAVSQADTPPSPEARTATDAGLQASATDTDVWDDELEDDWETDYDELDDEALMEAEDPASTIADPLEPFNRAMFVVNDKLYFWILKPTANVYAAVFPQQMRTGIYNVFHNLAFPIRFVSSVLQLKLDKAAREVGAFAMNTTFGIGGLVKVSDHIEPLQDISPEDMGQTLAHYGIGDGFYIVWPVFGPSTLRDTTGKIGEYFLDPINYIDEWEIRWAIKGADTLNYTSLHLGEYEDLKEAAFDPYEALKDFYLQYRRHLVRE; encoded by the coding sequence ATGGCCACGCCTTCTTGGTGTCATCGTTGTACCCGTTTCGGGAGGTACCTGGCACTGCTGATATGCCTGGCGCTGTGTACGGCCTGCGGATCCAAGTCAGCGTCTGTTGTTGCCGAGCCCGTTCCCCTGTCGTCCCAAACGGCTGTATCTCAAGCAGACACGCCCCCTTCACCGGAAGCCCGAACCGCCACGGATGCAGGCCTGCAGGCTTCTGCAACAGACACGGATGTCTGGGACGATGAGCTGGAAGACGACTGGGAGACGGACTACGATGAACTGGACGATGAGGCATTGATGGAGGCGGAAGATCCCGCATCCACGATTGCAGATCCCCTGGAGCCCTTCAACCGGGCCATGTTTGTTGTCAACGACAAGCTCTACTTCTGGATTCTCAAACCCACTGCAAATGTGTACGCGGCTGTTTTTCCCCAGCAGATGCGTACCGGAATCTACAATGTCTTCCACAATCTGGCCTTTCCCATCCGCTTTGTCAGCAGTGTTCTCCAGCTCAAACTGGACAAGGCCGCCAGAGAGGTGGGCGCCTTTGCCATGAACACCACCTTTGGCATCGGTGGACTGGTCAAGGTTTCCGACCATATCGAACCCCTTCAGGATATTTCTCCCGAAGACATGGGCCAGACCCTGGCCCACTACGGCATTGGTGACGGATTCTACATTGTCTGGCCGGTGTTCGGCCCTTCAACCCTGCGTGATACCACCGGAAAAATCGGAGAATATTTTCTTGATCCCATCAATTATATTGATGAATGGGAAATCCGCTGGGCCATCAAGGGCGCAGATACCCTCAACTACACATCCCTGCACCTTGGGGAGTACGAAGACCTCAAGGAGGCGGCCTTTGACCCTTACGAGGCCCTCAAGGACTTTTATCTCCAATACCGCCGCCATCTGGTCAGGGAATGA
- the mlaD gene encoding outer membrane lipid asymmetry maintenance protein MlaD, translating into MKRFKQESIVGIFFIIGCLCVAYLTVKLGKMELLGGDYYTITARFTNVTGLKTGGFVQMAGVPIGQVQSITLDPENQVAMVSMKIQKDVPIDEDAIASVKTSGLIGDKYIKISPGGGLEPIPEGGVIVDTESTVDFEELISKYIFGKV; encoded by the coding sequence ATGAAACGATTCAAACAGGAATCCATTGTCGGCATCTTTTTCATCATCGGCTGCCTTTGTGTTGCCTATCTTACGGTCAAGCTCGGCAAGATGGAGCTTTTGGGCGGCGACTATTATACAATCACCGCAAGGTTCACCAATGTCACCGGCCTCAAGACCGGTGGTTTTGTCCAGATGGCCGGAGTTCCCATCGGCCAGGTGCAATCCATTACCCTGGATCCGGAAAATCAGGTGGCCATGGTGTCCATGAAGATCCAGAAAGACGTGCCCATTGACGAAGACGCCATCGCCTCGGTCAAAACCAGCGGCCTCATCGGCGACAAGTACATCAAGATCTCCCCGGGCGGGGGTCTTGAACCCATTCCCGAAGGCGGCGTCATTGTGGATACCGAGTCCACGGTCGATTTCGAAGAGTTGATCAGCAAATACATTTTCGGCAAGGTATGA
- the thrC gene encoding threonine synthase codes for MNQTNEFPSYRGTMRYKCLSCGATYPIDALYYTCPDCGGVFLLEDTSFSSLAEKHDGPGWRKIFDARAATKNTALRGIFRFYELMAPVLEAEDIIYLGEGNTPIVRASRELEAYAGQPLAYKNDGQNPSGSFKDRGMACAFSYLRHLVRKHGWKDVITICASTGDTSAAAALYASHVGDPLKSVVLLPKGKVTPQQLAQPLGSGALVLEVPGVFDDCMKVVEYLADHYRVALLNSKNGWRILGQESYAFEVAQWYDWNMGDKAVFVPIGNAGNVTAVMSGFLKLHRLGIIEDLPKIIGVQSSHADPVFKYYDQPAEARIYAPVKVRPSVAQAAMIGNPVSFPRVRFLVDQYEQLGGVFHVVQVREQEIMEGMLRVNRHGHIACTQGGECFAGLLKAREKGFLDPHDLAILDATAHALKFIGFQDMYFSNSFAREYEITPGRELHNAPQELIAASRKEDLDEQAFTREAAERVVARLGLADKHDHY; via the coding sequence ATGAATCAGACAAACGAATTTCCCTCCTACCGGGGGACCATGCGCTACAAGTGTCTGTCCTGCGGCGCCACGTACCCCATTGATGCCCTGTATTACACCTGCCCTGACTGTGGCGGGGTTTTTCTGCTGGAAGACACCTCGTTTTCCAGCCTGGCCGAAAAGCATGACGGGCCGGGATGGCGGAAAATTTTTGATGCACGGGCCGCGACCAAAAATACCGCCTTGCGCGGCATTTTTCGATTTTACGAACTCATGGCTCCGGTTCTCGAGGCTGAGGACATCATTTACCTGGGAGAGGGCAATACGCCCATTGTGAGAGCTTCCCGGGAGCTTGAGGCCTATGCTGGTCAGCCCCTAGCGTACAAAAACGACGGACAAAATCCCAGCGGATCTTTCAAGGATAGGGGCATGGCCTGCGCCTTCAGCTATCTTCGTCACCTTGTGCGCAAACATGGCTGGAAAGATGTCATCACCATCTGTGCTTCCACCGGGGATACCTCGGCAGCGGCAGCCTTGTATGCCTCGCACGTGGGCGATCCCCTGAAATCGGTGGTCCTGCTGCCCAAGGGCAAGGTGACGCCGCAGCAGTTGGCGCAACCTCTGGGGAGCGGCGCCCTGGTGCTGGAAGTTCCCGGCGTGTTTGACGACTGCATGAAGGTTGTCGAGTATCTGGCCGATCATTACCGGGTTGCACTGCTCAACTCCAAAAACGGCTGGCGCATTCTCGGTCAGGAGAGCTATGCCTTTGAGGTGGCCCAGTGGTATGATTGGAACATGGGTGACAAGGCCGTATTCGTGCCCATTGGCAATGCCGGCAATGTCACGGCGGTCATGTCCGGCTTCTTGAAATTGCATCGTCTCGGAATCATTGAAGACCTTCCCAAAATCATCGGGGTCCAGTCCTCCCACGCCGATCCTGTTTTCAAGTACTATGACCAGCCTGCCGAGGCGAGAATCTATGCCCCGGTCAAGGTGCGGCCGAGCGTGGCCCAGGCAGCCATGATCGGCAATCCGGTTTCCTTCCCCCGGGTCAGATTTCTCGTGGACCAGTATGAACAGCTGGGAGGCGTTTTCCATGTTGTTCAGGTACGGGAACAGGAGATCATGGAAGGCATGCTTCGGGTCAACCGGCATGGTCACATTGCCTGTACCCAGGGCGGGGAATGCTTTGCCGGGTTGCTCAAGGCCAGGGAAAAGGGGTTTCTCGACCCCCATGATCTGGCCATTCTCGATGCAACGGCCCATGCCCTCAAGTTCATCGGGTTTCAAGACATGTATTTTTCCAACTCCTTTGCCCGTGAGTATGAAATCACGCCGGGCAGGGAACTGCACAACGCCCCCCAGGAACTCATTGCTGCGAGCCGCAAGGAGGACCTGGACGAGCAGGCCTTTACGCGGGAGGCTGCTGAACGGGTTGTCGCCCGGCTGGGCCTTGCCGACAAGCACGATCATTATTGA
- the glmU gene encoding bifunctional UDP-N-acetylglucosamine diphosphorylase/glucosamine-1-phosphate N-acetyltransferase GlmU translates to MFDASIGALILAGGKGTRLYSTRPKVLQTILETPLLEYVYARFDPLFGKRVWTIVGFGHEALETAFPHAKERFILQSPQRGTGHALQVAWPTIRNSGVSHLVVANGDTPFVSEQALEDLVNLGLEENADIAFLSIVMDDPGSYGRVVRKSNGSVSAIVEARDFERMDPGDEIHEVNSGIYLLRVDAVNKLLPLLTDDNAQQELYITQLVDLACSTGMRVVAIEQGDGPELFGINTPQELVDAENRLCPHIVQDWIDQGVIIRNREVVRIGPKVELAPGVDITGPCEIYGHSVLGPGTRVHSHCRIENSQLNGCQVHSFSHIHNAQVGKDCSVGPYARLRPGTVLDRDVRVGNFVEIKKGVMGEGSKASHLTYIGDAVIGKGVNIGAGTITCNYDGTNKHMTHIGDGSFIGSNTAMVAPVRIGRDVLVGAGTVVTKDVPDESLCIARAKQKNLKR, encoded by the coding sequence ATGTTTGATGCTTCCATAGGTGCACTGATCCTTGCCGGGGGAAAGGGAACCCGGCTGTATTCGACGCGGCCCAAAGTTCTGCAGACCATTCTAGAAACGCCCCTTCTGGAATATGTTTATGCGCGTTTTGATCCTTTGTTCGGCAAGAGGGTCTGGACCATTGTAGGATTCGGGCATGAAGCCCTTGAAACGGCATTTCCCCATGCCAAGGAACGTTTCATCCTCCAGTCGCCCCAGCGGGGGACCGGCCATGCCCTGCAGGTTGCCTGGCCGACTATCCGCAACTCCGGTGTGTCCCATCTTGTGGTTGCCAATGGGGATACCCCTTTTGTGTCCGAGCAGGCCCTTGAGGACCTCGTGAACCTGGGCCTGGAAGAGAACGCGGACATTGCCTTTTTGAGCATTGTCATGGACGATCCCGGGAGTTACGGTCGGGTGGTGCGTAAATCAAACGGAAGTGTGAGCGCCATTGTGGAGGCCCGGGATTTTGAACGCATGGATCCGGGAGATGAAATCCATGAAGTGAATTCAGGTATTTATCTGTTACGTGTGGACGCGGTGAACAAGCTGTTGCCCTTGTTGACCGATGATAATGCGCAACAGGAACTGTATATCACCCAGCTGGTGGATCTTGCCTGCAGTACGGGCATGCGGGTGGTTGCCATTGAACAGGGAGATGGTCCCGAGCTGTTCGGCATCAATACTCCCCAGGAGCTGGTGGATGCGGAAAACCGCTTGTGTCCGCATATTGTGCAGGACTGGATCGACCAGGGCGTTATCATCCGCAACAGGGAGGTGGTCCGTATCGGCCCCAAGGTGGAGCTGGCCCCGGGGGTGGACATTACCGGACCTTGCGAAATCTATGGGCATTCGGTTCTTGGCCCCGGAACACGGGTCCATTCCCATTGCAGGATTGAAAATAGCCAACTAAATGGTTGCCAAGTGCATTCTTTTTCACATATACACAATGCACAGGTTGGAAAAGACTGCTCGGTTGGCCCGTATGCGCGGCTGAGGCCTGGTACCGTTCTTGACCGGGATGTCCGCGTCGGCAACTTTGTCGAGATCAAAAAGGGCGTCATGGGTGAAGGCAGCAAGGCCAGTCATCTGACCTATATTGGAGACGCGGTCATCGGGAAAGGGGTCAATATCGGTGCAGGGACCATTACCTGCAATTACGATGGCACCAACAAGCATATGACCCATATCGGTGACGGCTCCTTTATTGGCAGCAATACCGCCATGGTGGCACCCGTGCGCATTGGGCGTGACGTTCTTGTGGGGGCGGGCACCGTGGTAACCAAAGATGTTCCTGATGAATCACTATGCATAGCCCGGGCGAAACAAAAAAATCTGAAAAGATGA